From a single Anomaloglossus baeobatrachus isolate aAnoBae1 chromosome 4, aAnoBae1.hap1, whole genome shotgun sequence genomic region:
- the LOC142301090 gene encoding E3 ubiquitin/ISG15 ligase TRIM25-like: MASAILSDELLCSICLSIFKDPVMLRCGHNFCRVCIDRVLDTQDESGVYSCPDCREEFQERPALRRNINLHNVAERFLVTQQEQEITGICCTYCVDSPVPAVRSCLHCEASLCEKHLRAHSKSPEHVLSDPSTSLEKRKCSVHKKILEYYCTEDAACICVYCSAGEHRGHEVEMLHEASEKKKNKLTKILQKLIRKREETEERVQNLEERRKKAQEKAAGEAERVTALCTDIRRRVDDLEKKVLSEISRQEKEESLSLSALIHHLEIKKDELSRKMRHIEELCNMTDPLTVLQEPDTGDLCDPEEEGGDEDTGGHDKQLHDGDDLDVAVISHTLHTLCEVITGIRSGIYVEGPADILLDVNSAGNYLLISHDLKTATCTEEKQKRPETAERFQYNQVMSRRGFTSGGHYWDVEGSRSGVWMVGMCYPSIDRRVPQSLIGNNNKSWCLGRYNNQYSVRHDWKEIRLPDKISSDRVRICLDYGAGQLSFYELCDPIRHLHTFTAAFSEPLHAALYVYGGSIKILGGSSSRKNPS; encoded by the coding sequence ATGGCGTCTGCTATTCTGAGTgacgagctgctctgctccatctgtttatctatttttaaggatcctgtaatgctgagatgtggacacaacttctgccgggtctgtattgatcgtgtgctggatacacaggacgagtctggagtttattcctgtcctgactgcagagaagagtttcaggagcggccggcgctgaggaggaacATAAATCTTCATAATGTCGCAGAACGTTTCCTGGTTACTCAGCAAGAACAAGAGATCACCGGGAtctgctgcacttactgtgtggactctcctgtacctgctgttagatcctgtctacactgtgaggcttctctgtgtgagaaacacctgagggctcacagcaaatcaccagaacacgtcttatctgatcccagcacttctctggagaaaaggaaatgttctgtccataagaagatcctggaatattactgcactgaggacgctGCTTGTATCTGTGTCTACTGTTCGGCAGGAGAACATCGGGGACACGAGGTAGAGATGCTGCATGAGGCCTCTGAGAAGAAGAAAAACAAACTAACAAAAATTCTCCAGAAACTAATCAGAAAGAGAGAGGAGACTGAGGAAAGAGTCCAGAATCTGGAGGAGCGAAGAAAAAAAGCTCAAGAAAAAGCAGCTGGAGAAGccgagagagtcactgccctgtgtacagacatcaggagacgggtggacgacctggagaagaaggtactgagtgagatctccaggcaggaaaaggaagagtcactgtcactgtctgctctgatccatcatctggagataaagaaggacgagctgtccaggaagatgaggcacattgaggagctgtgtaacatgactgatccactgaccgtcttacaggaaccagacaccggggacttgtgtgaccctgaggaggagggaggtgatgaggacacagggggacatgataaacagctccatgatggagatgacctggatgtggctgtgatctcacacacattacacacattatgtgaggtaataacaggtataaggagcgggatctatgtggagggtcctgcagacatattactggatgtaaactCAGCTGGTAATTATCTCCTTATATCACACGACCTGAAAACTGCGACCTGCACAGAAGAGAAGCAGAAacgtccagaaacagcagagagattccagtataatcaggtgatgagcaggaggggatttacctcaggaggacattactgggatgtggagggCAGTAGATCAGGTGTATGGATGGTGGGGATGTGTTATCCCAGTATAGACAGGAGGGTGCCGCAGTCACTGATTGGAAATAATAACAAGTCCTGGTGTTTGGGGAGATATAATAATCAGTATTCAGTGAGACATGACTGGAAAGAGATCCGGTTACCTGACAAGATCTCCAGTGATAGagtcaggatctgtctggattatggggccgggcagttgtccttttatgagctgtgtgaccccatcagacacttacacaccttcactgccgccttttccgagccccttcatgctgcatTATATGTATATGGTGGTTCTATAAAGATATTAGGGGGAAGCAGCAGCAGGAAGAATCCATCATAA